A window from Solanum stenotomum isolate F172 chromosome 7, ASM1918654v1, whole genome shotgun sequence encodes these proteins:
- the LOC125871273 gene encoding 60S acidic ribosomal protein P0-like — translation MAIKPTKFEKKVIYDQKLCKYLDSYNQILIVNADNVGSSQMQGIRKGLRGDSVVLMGKNTMMKRSVRIHAKSTGNDAFLNLIPLLVGNVGLIFTKGDLKEIKEEVAKYKVGAPARVGLVAPVDVIVPPGNTGLDPSQTSFFQVLNIPTKINRGTVEIITPVELIKKGDKVGSSEAALLSKLGIRPFSYGLVVISVYDNGSVFSPEVLDLTDEDLVEKFAAGVAMMTTLSLAISYPTLAAARHMIVNGYKNVLCVSLETEYTYPQAQQVKEYLKDPSKFAVAIASVAESTATSQGIVETEDTKKEEEAESEEDDAMFGLFDD, via the exons ATGGCTATCAAaccaacaaaatttgaaaaaaaggttATTTATGACCAAAAGTTATGCAAATATTTAGACTCTTACAATCAAATATTGATCGTAAATGCTGATAATGTCGGTTCTAGTCAAATGCAAGGGATTCGTAAGGGTCTCCGAGGTGACTCTGTCGTACTTATGGGGAAAAATACTATGATGAAAAGGTCCGTTAGGATCCATGCGAAAAGTACCGGAAACGATGCGTTCCTTAATCTTATTCCTCTTCTTGTC gGCAATGTTGGTTTGATCTTCACCAAGGGTGATTTGAAAGAGATAAAGGAAGAAGTTGCAAAATACAAg GTGGGAGCTCCTGCACGTGTTGGATTAGTTGCACCAGTTGATGTGATTGTTCCTCCTGGCAATACTGGCCTTGATCCTTCTCAAACTTCCTTCTTTCAG GTACTCAACATTCCCACAAAGATCAATAGGGGAACAGTTGAAATCATAACCCCAGTTGAACTAATCAAGAAGGGTGACAAAGTGGGCTCATCAGAAGCAGCCCTTTTATCAAAACTTGGAATAAGGCCTTTTTCATATGGGCTTGTTGTTATTTCTGTTTATGATAATGGATCAGTTTTCAGCCCAGAAGTTTTGGACTTAACTGATGAAGACCTTGTTGAAAAATTTGCTGCTGGTGTTGCAATGATGACCACTTTATCTTTGGCTATTTCTTACCCAACACTTGCTGCTGCACGACACATGATTGTTAATGGTTACAAGAATGTTTTGTGTGTTTCTCTTGAGACTGAGTATACATATCCACAAGCTCAACAAGTCAAAGAGTATCTCAAG GATCCTAGTAAGTTTGCGGTTGCAATTGCTTCGGTTGCTGAGTCTACTGCAACTTCTCAAGGTATCGTTGAGACTGAAGATActaagaaggaagaagaagcgGAGTCTGAAGAGGATGATGCTATGTTTGGTCTTTTCGATGATTag
- the LOC125870951 gene encoding S-adenosyl-L-methionine:benzoic acid/salicylic acid carboxyl methyltransferase 3-like encodes MKVVEVLHMNGGDGDISYANNSLVQRQVILMTKPIIDQAISDLYCSVFPETLCIADLGCSSGANTFLVVSELVKIVEKERKKHNLQSPEYYFRFNDLPGNDFNAIFRSLGEFEQNLKKQVGEGLGPCFFSGVAGSFYTRLFPSKSLHFVHSSYSLMWLSQVPNLIEKNKGNIYMASTSPPSVIKAYYKQYQKDFSIFLKYRSEELMKGGKMVLTFLGRESEDPSSKECCYIWELLSMALNELVLEGLIEEEKVDSFNIPQYTPSQGEVKYIVEKEGSFTINKLETTRVHWNNASNNIENINNDGYNVSRCMRAVAEPLLVSQFDPKLIDLVFQKYEEIVSKCMAKEKTEFINVTVSLTKKK; translated from the exons ATGAAGGTTGTTGAAGTTCTTCACATGAATGGAGGAGATGGAGACATTAGTTATGCAAACAATTCCTTGGTTCAG AGACAGGTGATTCTCATGACAAAGCCAATAATAGATCAAGCCATAAGTGATCTCTATTGTAGCGTCTTCCCAGAAACATTATGCATTGCTGATTTGGGTTGTTCTTCTGGAGCGAACACTTTCTTAGTAGTATCAGAGCTTGTTAAAATCGTTgaaaaagaacgaaaaaaaCATAATCTGCAATCACCAGAGTATTATTTTCGCTTCAATGATCTCCCTGGCAATGATTTTAACGCGATTTTTCGATCGTTAGGGGAAtttgaacaaaatttgaaaaaacaaGTTGGAGAAGGACTTGGTCCATGTTTTTTTAGTGGTGTGGCTGGTTCATTTTATACTAGACTTTTTCCTTCAAAAAGTTTGCATTTTGTTCACTCCTCTTATAGTCTCATGTGGCTATCTCAA GTTCCTAATTTAATTGAAAAGAACAAGGGGAATATTTACATGGCAAGTACAAGTCCACCAAGTGTTATAAAAGCATATTATAAGCAatatcaaaaagatttttcaatttttttgaaatatcgtTCAGAAGAATTGATGAAAGGTGGAAAAATGGTATTAACATTTTTAGGAagagaaagtgaagatccttCTAGCAAAGAATGTTGTTATATTTGGGAGCTTTTATCCATGGCTCTTAATGAATTGGTTTTAGAG GGTTTGATAGAAGAAGAGAAAGTGGATTCATTTAACATTCCTCAATATACACCATCACAGGGAGAAGTGAAGTATATAGTTGAAAAAGAAGGTTCATTCACTATAAATAAATTGGAAACTACAAGAGTTCATTGGaataatgcttctaataatattgaaaatattaacaATGATGGTTACAATGTGTCAAGGTGCATGAGAGCTGTGGCTGAGCCTTTGCTTGTGAGCCAATTTGATCCAAAATTGATTGATTTAGTGTTCCAAAAGTATGAAGAGATTGTGTCCAAGTGTATGGCTAAAGAGAAAACTGAGTTTATAAATGTCACAGTCTCCTTGACCAAGAAAAAGTAA
- the LOC125870950 gene encoding S-adenosyl-L-methionine:benzoic acid/salicylic acid carboxyl methyltransferase 3-like — protein sequence MKLVEVLHMNGGIGDISYANNSLVQRKAILMTKPIIEQAMRDLYCSLLPKNLCIADLGCSSGANTFLVVSELTKTIEKERKKHGFQSPEFHYLFNDLPSNDFNTIFQSLGEFEHDLRKQFGEGFGPCFFSGVSGSFYTRLFSSKILHFVHSSYSVHWLSQVPNLIEKNKGNIYMSSTSPPSVIKSYYKQYEKDFSIFLKYRSEELMKGGKMVLTFLGRESEDPSSKEGCYIWELLAMALNELVIEGLIEEEKVDSFNIPNYTASPAEVKYLVDKEGSFTINKLETTRVHWNYASNTNNENIYNNGGYNLSRAIRAVAEPLLVSQFDPKLMDLVFQKYEEIVSDCMSKEKTEFINVTVSMTRKN from the exons atgaagctTGTTGAAGTTCTTCACATGAATGGAGGAATTGGAGACATTAGCTATGCAAACAATTCTTTGGTTCag AGAAAGGCCATTCTCATGACAAAGCCAATAATAGAACAAGCCATGCGTGATCTTTACTGCAGCCTTCTCCCAAAAAACTTATGCATTGCTGATTTGGGTTGTTCCTCTGGAGCGAACACTTTCTTGGTGGTATCAGAGCTTACTAAAACCATCGAGAAAGAACGAAAAAAGCACGGATTTCAATCACCAGAATTTCATTATCTCTTCAATGATCTTCCTAGCAATGATTTTAACACTATTTTTCAATCATTGGgagaatttgaacatgatttGAGAAAGCAATTTGGAGAAGGATTTGGTCCATGCTTTTTTAGTGGAGTGTCTGGTTCATTTTATACTAgacttttttcttcaaaaattttgCATTTTGTTCACTCCTCTTATAGTGTCCATTGGCTATCTCAG GTTCCTAATTTAATTGAGAAGAATAAGGGGAATATTTACATGTCAAGTACAAGTCCACCAAGTGTTATAAAATCATATTACAAGCAATATGAaaaagatttttcaatttttttgaaatatcgtTCAGAGGAATTGATGAAAGGTGGAAAAATGGTATTAACATTTCTTGGAAGAGAAAGTGAAGACCCTTCTAGCAAAGAAGGTTGTTATATTTGGGAGCTTCTAGCAATGGCCCTTAATGAATTGGTTATTGAG GGATTAATAGAAGAAGAGAAAGTGGATTCATTCAACATTCCTAATTATACAGCATCACCAGCTGAAGTGAAGTACTTAGTTGATAAAGAAGGTTCATTCACTATTAATAAATTGGAAACTACAAGAGTCCATTGGAATTATGCTTCTAATACTAATAATgagaatatttataataatggTGGTTACAATTTATCAAGGGCCATAAGAGCTGTGGCTGAGCCTTTGCTTGTGAGCCAATTTGATCCAAAATTGATGGATTTAGTCTTCCAAAAATATGAAGAGATTGTTTCCGATTGCATGTCTAAAGAGAAAACCGAGTTTATAAATGTCACTGTCTCCATGACAAGAAAAAACTAA
- the LOC125870906 gene encoding chalcone synthase 1B, with amino-acid sequence MVTVEEYRKAQRAEGPATILAIGTSTPSNCVDQSTYPDYYFRITNSEHKTELKEKFKRMCDKSMIKKRYMHLTEEILKENPNMCAYMAPSLDARQDIVVVEVPKLGKEAAQKAIKEWGQPKSKITHLVFCTTSGVDMPGCDYQLAKLLGLRPSVKRLMMYQQGCFAGGTVLRLAKDLAENNKGARVLVVCSEITAVTFRGPSESHLDSLVGQALFGDGAAAIIMGSDPIIGVERPLFELVSAAQTLVPDSEGAIDGHLREVGLTFHLLKDVPGLISKNIEKSLLEAFQPLGISDWNSLFWIAHPGGPAILDQVELKLGLKQEKLRATREVLSNYGNMSSACVLFILDEMRKASTKEGLGTTGEGLEWGVLFGFGPGLTVETVVLHSVAT; translated from the exons ATGGTCACCGTGGAGGAGTATCGTAAGGCACAACGTGCCGAGGGTCCAGCTACGATCCTGGCCATTGGAACATCTACACCTTCCAACTGTGTTGATCAGAGTACTTATCCTGATTATTATTTTCGTATCACTAATAGTGAGCACAAGACTGAGCTCAAGGAGAAATTTAAGCGCATGT GTGATAAATCAATGATTAAGAAGAGATATATGCACTTAACAGAGGAAATCTTGAAAGAGAACCCTAACATGTGTGCATACATGGCGCCTTCCCTCGATGCAAGGCAAGACATAGTTGTTGTTGAAGTGCCTAAACTTGGCAAAGAGGCGGCCCAAAAGGCCATAAAAGAATGGGGCCAGCCCAAATCCAAGATTACTCATTTGGTCTTTTGTACAACTAGTGGTGTGGACATGCCCGGGTGCGACTACCAACTCGCTAAGCTCCTTGGGCTTCGCCCATCAGTCAAGCGACTCATGATGTACCAACAAGGTTGCTTTGCCGGGGGAACAGTACTCCGGCTAGCCAAGGACTTGGCTGAGAACAACAAGGGCGCTAGAGTCCTTGTTGTTTGCTCTGAGATCACTGCAGTCACGTTCCGTGGACCCAGTGAATCTCACTTAGATAGCCTGGTAGGCCAAGCCCTTTTTGGTGATGGGGCGGCCGCTATCATTATGGGTTCAGACCCAATTATAGGGGTTGAAAGGCCTTTATTCGAACTCGTCTCAGCAGCTCAAACTCTTGTCCCCGATAGCGAAGGCGCTATCGACGGACACCTCCGTGAGGTTGGGCTTACATTCCACTTACTCAAGGATGTTCCTGGGCTAATCTCGAAAAACATCGAAAAGAGCCTTCTAGAAGCATTCCAACCTCTAGGTATATCTGACTGGAACTCTCTATTTTGGATCGCTCACCCAGGCGGGCCTGCGATTTTGGACCAAGTTGAATTAAAGTTGGGCTTGAAGCAAGAGAAACTTAGGGCTACAAGAGAAGTATTGAGTAACTATGGCAATATGTCAAGTGCTTGTGTGTTGTTTATTTTGGATGAAATGAGAAAGGCCTCTACAAAAGAAGGCCTAGGAACTACAGGTGAAGGGCTTGAATGGGGTGTCCTTTTTGGATTTGGGCCTGGGCTTACAGTTGAGACTGTTGTTCTTCACAGTGTTGCTACTTAG